The Papaver somniferum cultivar HN1 unplaced genomic scaffold, ASM357369v1 unplaced-scaffold_107, whole genome shotgun sequence genome includes a region encoding these proteins:
- the LOC113327962 gene encoding uncharacterized protein LOC113327962 has product MAQTSPSLQMALNYLCEVRIPVAFCQRLPTESPACGRAILQCPNGASWVVQVNKTENGTYLEDGWEKFVQENCLKKYDFLVFRHDGGMQFLVKVFKGNGCPREECFARVPSPVLAPERYVPKEECFTPVPSQVLAPESDEPNEEWFAPVPSPILGPESHGSKVKCFAPVLSPIPEQESHGPKEEEACLIPVASPIPGQESLGPKQECSTPIASPIPAQESHGSKEECFTPVASPIPAEESHGPQEEFVTFIPSPLGQGRKRHGISCESSTRKRRGTVNEEMLAPAIVVKRKVLSFSNMYYPLVVYKRGTAFNQLYIKDSRIESSIFQFSLSFLLELCEGLL; this is encoded by the exons ATGGCGCAAACAAGTCCATCTTTACAAATGGCTCTAAATTATTTATGTGAAGTg CGCATTCCTGTAGCATTCTGTCAGAGATTACCCACAGAATCTCCAGCATGTGGACGGGCAATTCTTCAGTGCCCTAATGGAGCATCTTGGGTTGTACAAGTGAACAAAACTGAAAATGGAACCTACCTCGAGGATGGCTGGGAGAAATTTGTGCAAGAGAACTGCTTGAAAAAGTATGATTTCCTAGTGTTTAGGCATGATGGTGGAATGCAGTTCCTCGTTAAAGTTTTCAAGGGAAATGGGTGTCCAAGAGAAGAGTGTTTTGCTCGTGTTCCTTCTCCAGTTCTCGCGCCAGAAAGATATGTACCAAAAGAAGAGTGTTTCACCCCTGTTCCTTCTCAAGTTCTCGCGCCAGAAAGTGATGAACCAAATGAAGAGTGGTTTGCTCCTGTTCCTTCTCCAATTCTTGGGCCAGAAAGTCATGGATCAAAAGTGAAGTGTTTTGCTCCTGTTCTATCTCCAATTCCTGAGCAAGAAAGTCACGgaccaaaagaagaagaagcatgCCTTATCCCTGTTGCTTCTCCAATTCCAGGCCAAGAGAGTCTCGGACCAAAACAAGAATGCTCCACCCCTATTGCGTCTCCAATTCCTGCACAAGAAAGTCATGGATCAAAAGAAGAATGCTTCACTCCTGTTGCTTCTCCAATTCCTGCGGAAGAGAGTCATGGACCACAAGAAGAATTTGTCACTTTTATACCCTCTCCACTTGGGCAAGGAAGAAAGAGACATGGAATCTCATGTGAAAGTTCAACGAGAAAACGGAGAGGCACTGTTAATGAGG AGATGCTTGCTCCCGCAATAGTAGTCAAGAGAAAAGTTCTATCTTTCAGTAATATGTATTACCCACTAGTAGTATATAAAAGAGGAACTGCATTCAATCAGTTGTATATAAAAGACTCTCGGATTGAAAGTTCTATCTTTCAGTTCTCgctttcctttcttctggaactGTGTGAAGGCCTCCTATAA
- the LOC113327690 gene encoding B3 domain-containing protein REM9-like → MNTGNSVFNYTSTFYRQYKFAREHLAAEVTNPYGVAVLLQNEEGLSWEVLVKPAGRKYTFGAGWKHFSTDNKLKIGDCVIFELIDRLPDSTFAMNFHICRIPVPVPSPFPAQERKRCGKACENSTIRKDWLHSPHRNTRLIIIYVFQFPEKFASAIAFESKVNSFSSPFHFFRTSMKPSSVLRMYIPVKFAREHLPTKCGEERMDHVLLQNVEGRSWELRASLSGCENYYLHRGWKKFATDNKLNIGDCLLFELIGRLPDATFVMIFRISRIPVFVDDDLDDE, encoded by the exons ATGAACACTGGGAACTCCGTTTTTAATTATACATCTACGTTTTACAGACAATACAAATTTGCAAGAGAACATCTTGCAGCTGAGGTAACAAATCCATATGGCGTGGCCGTCTTGCTACAAAATGAGGAAGGTCTCAGTTGGGAGGTTCTTGTCAAACCAGCTGGACGTAAATACACATTTGGTGCAGGGTGGAAACACTTTTCCACAGACAACAAGCTGAAAATTGGTGATTGTGTGATTTTTGAACTCATTGATAGACTTCCAGATTCAACTTTTGCAATGAACTTCCATATCTGTCGCATTCCGGTTCCCGTTCCTTCTCCATTTCCTGCACAAGAAAGAAAGAGATGTGGGAAGGCATGTGAAAATTCAACGATAAGAAAGGATTGGTTACATTCACCTCATCGTAATACCAGATTGATAATAATATATGTATTTCAATTTCCAGAGAAGTTTGCTTCAGCAATCGCATTTGAGAGCAAAGTCAATTCTTTCAGTTCTCCCTTTCATTTCTTCCGGACCTCTATGAAGCCTTCCAGCGTTCTCCGTATG TATATACCGGTTAAATTTGCAAGAGAACATCTTCCAACAAAATGTGGGGAAGAAAGAATGGATCATGTCTTACTACAAAATGTGGAAGGCCGCAGTTGGGAGCTTCGTGCCAGCTTAAGCGGATGTGAAAACTACTATTTACATAGAGGCTGGAAAAAATTTGCCACGGACAACAAGCTGAATATTGGTGATTGCTTGCTTTTTGAACTCATTGGTAGACTTCCGGATGCAACATTTGTAATGATCTTCCGTATCTCTCGAATTCCAGTCTTTGTTGACGATGATTTGGATGATGAATGA